In one window of Pseudomonas sp. IAC-BECa141 DNA:
- a CDS encoding efflux transporter outer membrane subunit → MSRALMIAGLGMMLSACSMVGPDYHVPEDAAIQRKDFQGELAVAGKPVVSAPVPADWWRLYQDPRLDQLVQQAMASNTDLRVAAANLSRARAQVDEAEAAGGWSGGVKMGAQRLQESGEAFLLPEKVPVANIGDIGISASYQFDLWGTLQRGIEAAKANADATQAAADTARITLVADVVRAYTQVCAANEEREIAQHSLDLQSQSTTLIQRLRDAGRGDETQVTRSQTQFKSLRADMPRYEAARQAGLFRLSMLLAKPVDQLPAGTASCAELPKIAQLVPVGDGAALLKRRPDIRQAERRLAAATAGIGIATGELYPDISFGATIGTVGILDNLGKPSTNRWGFGPSLSWKVPTNGARARIREAEATTQGALAHFDGVVLNAIRETQTGLAQYTALLQRRDALADAEQSAKLAADQTHRFFQAGRESFLADLQATRTYTDVTAQLAAANTQVAMSQIDLFLALGGGWESGRTQASSASKP, encoded by the coding sequence ATGAGCAGGGCTCTGATGATCGCCGGTTTGGGCATGATGCTGTCGGCCTGCTCGATGGTCGGACCGGACTATCACGTGCCCGAAGACGCGGCGATCCAGCGCAAGGATTTCCAGGGCGAACTGGCGGTGGCCGGCAAACCGGTGGTGTCGGCCCCGGTGCCGGCGGACTGGTGGCGCCTGTATCAGGATCCGCGCCTGGATCAACTGGTGCAGCAGGCCATGGCGTCCAACACCGATCTGCGGGTGGCGGCGGCGAATCTGTCGCGGGCCCGTGCGCAGGTCGATGAAGCCGAGGCGGCCGGTGGCTGGAGCGGCGGCGTGAAGATGGGCGCGCAACGCTTGCAGGAATCCGGCGAGGCATTCCTGCTGCCGGAGAAAGTGCCGGTGGCCAACATTGGCGATATCGGTATCAGCGCGTCCTACCAGTTCGACCTGTGGGGCACGTTGCAACGCGGGATCGAAGCGGCAAAGGCCAACGCCGACGCGACCCAGGCCGCTGCCGACACCGCACGCATCACCCTGGTCGCCGACGTGGTGCGGGCCTACACCCAGGTCTGCGCGGCGAACGAAGAACGGGAAATCGCCCAGCATTCCCTCGACCTGCAATCCCAGAGCACCACCCTGATTCAGCGTCTGCGCGACGCCGGGCGCGGTGACGAGACCCAGGTCACCCGCTCGCAGACCCAATTCAAATCCTTGCGCGCCGACATGCCGCGTTATGAGGCGGCGCGTCAGGCCGGATTGTTCCGTCTGTCGATGCTGCTGGCCAAACCTGTCGATCAACTACCGGCCGGCACCGCAAGCTGCGCCGAACTGCCGAAAATCGCTCAACTGGTGCCGGTCGGCGATGGTGCGGCGCTGCTCAAGCGCCGGCCGGACATCCGTCAGGCCGAGCGACGTCTGGCAGCCGCAACGGCCGGGATCGGTATCGCCACCGGCGAGTTGTACCCGGACATCAGTTTCGGCGCGACGATCGGCACCGTCGGCATTCTGGACAACCTTGGCAAACCCTCCACCAACCGCTGGGGCTTCGGCCCGTCGTTGAGCTGGAAGGTGCCGACCAACGGCGCCCGGGCCCGGATCCGCGAAGCCGAAGCCACCACCCAGGGCGCGCTGGCACATTTCGACGGCGTGGTGCTCAACGCCATCCGCGAAACCCAGACCGGTCTGGCCCAGTACACCGCGCTGCTGCAACGCCGTGATGCGCTGGCCGATGCCGAGCAGTCGGCGAAACTGGCGGCTGACCAGACGCACCGCTTCTTCCAGGCCGGCCGCGAGTCGTTCCTCGCCGACCTGCAAGCCACCCGCACCTACACCGATGTCACTGCGCAACTGGCCGCCGCCAACACTCAGGTTGCCATGAGCCAGATCGATTTGTTCCTCGCCCTGGGCGGCGGTTGGGAAAGCGGACGAACGCAAGCCTCGAGCGCCAGCAAACCCTGA
- a CDS encoding YdgA family protein — MNKSAGVLLGIVVAIGAISVGGAWYTGTKIEGVLNNAVANANSELQTAMAGSNGSASLELVSLERNTFSSTAHYRLRGEGEMFGEAPVELLFVDHIEHGPLPFSRLVSLKWLPVMATSHYELEKTPTTEKWFAATKGAAPLKGVVNIGYDQSTTGNLELLPLEAALDDKSSLKFSGLNMDISASAQAQKVKANGYMDSLHLTTVAEDQAPVQIELNGLTLASNLAKSTYGYYTGENTLDLTSSKTTFGAKQSVLGVKNFEMKNRTEENGSNASGRADYKVAEVTLNDKKIGSANLAMSLKNLDIPSAMSLMQIYQTKLQPYEKAAAEATAAGLPAPELDLTEAESAQVKADLQKLLAAGPQLALEDLSLKTANGESRASLVLDLAKPQSMDLPPDQLGKQLIALLDVNVLVSKPMLVDLLSVQAQIDGQTDAKAIVDQASAGADMFAGMAVGSQLATLDGTNVVTKLHYAANQVEFNGQKMTVEQFVGFLMSKFGSIEQPQ, encoded by the coding sequence ATGAATAAATCAGCAGGCGTGCTTCTCGGAATTGTTGTGGCCATCGGCGCCATCAGCGTAGGCGGGGCCTGGTACACCGGCACCAAAATCGAAGGCGTCCTGAACAACGCCGTCGCCAACGCCAACAGCGAATTGCAGACCGCCATGGCCGGTTCCAACGGCAGTGCGTCGCTGGAACTGGTATCGCTTGAGCGCAACACCTTCAGCAGCACCGCGCACTACCGCCTCAGGGGCGAGGGTGAAATGTTCGGCGAGGCGCCGGTCGAGCTGCTGTTCGTCGACCACATCGAACACGGCCCGCTGCCGTTCTCGCGGCTGGTGTCGCTGAAATGGCTGCCGGTCATGGCCACCAGTCACTACGAACTGGAAAAGACCCCGACCACCGAAAAATGGTTTGCCGCCACCAAGGGCGCCGCGCCGCTCAAGGGTGTGGTCAACATCGGTTACGACCAGTCCACCACCGGCAACCTCGAACTGCTGCCGCTGGAAGCCGCGCTGGATGACAAGTCGAGCCTGAAATTTTCCGGCCTGAACATGGACATCTCCGCCAGCGCCCAGGCGCAGAAGGTCAAGGCCAACGGCTACATGGACAGCCTGCACCTGACCACGGTCGCCGAAGATCAGGCGCCGGTGCAGATCGAACTCAATGGCCTGACCCTGGCCAGCAACCTCGCCAAGAGCACTTACGGCTACTACACCGGCGAGAACACCCTGGATCTGACCAGCAGCAAGACCACCTTCGGTGCCAAACAGTCGGTGCTGGGCGTGAAGAACTTCGAGATGAAGAACCGCACCGAAGAGAACGGCAGCAACGCCTCCGGCCGTGCCGACTACAAGGTCGCTGAAGTGACCCTCAACGACAAGAAGATCGGTTCGGCCAACCTGGCGATGAGCCTGAAGAACCTCGACATTCCGTCGGCCATGTCGCTGATGCAGATCTACCAGACCAAACTGCAGCCCTACGAGAAAGCCGCTGCCGAAGCCACCGCCGCCGGCCTGCCGGCGCCGGAGCTGGACCTCACCGAGGCCGAGTCCGCCCAGGTCAAGGCTGACCTGCAGAAACTGCTGGCAGCCGGGCCGCAACTGGCGCTGGAAGACCTGTCGCTGAAAACCGCCAACGGCGAAAGCCGCGCGAGTCTGGTGCTCGACCTGGCCAAGCCACAGTCGATGGATTTGCCGCCGGATCAGTTGGGCAAACAGCTGATCGCGCTGCTTGACGTCAATGTGCTGGTGTCCAAGCCGATGCTGGTCGATCTGCTCAGCGTGCAGGCGCAAATCGACGGTCAGACCGATGCCAAAGCCATTGTTGACCAGGCCAGCGCTGGCGCCGACATGTTCGCCGGCATGGCCGTGGGTTCGCAGTTGGCAACCCTGGACGGCACCAACGTTGTCACCAAACTGCATTACGCCGCCAATCAGGTGGAATTCAACGGCCAGAAGATGACTGTCGAGCAGTTTGTCGGCTTCTTGATGAGCAAGTTCGGCAGTATCGAGCAGCCTCAGTAA